A stretch of DNA from Natronoarchaeum philippinense:
CCCGGCGCCGGCGGCGTCGGCTTCCGCGCTGGCCTCGACGAACTGCTCGTAGTCGAAGTACTTGTTGACACAATCGTGGCGCACCCGGTCGGTCGCGGTCTCCAGTCCGACCGCCACGTCGGTTTCGAGGCCTTCCTCGGTGAAGTCGGCGAGCTTCTCGCGGTCGACGAAATCGGGCAGGCTCTCGACGACGATCCGGTCGCGGTCGCCGAACGCCTCGGCGATCGCTTTTCGCGTGTCGGCGCCGACCTCGCGCTCGTCGAGGAACGACCCGCTGGTGTAGATCTTGATGAGTCCGGACTTTTCGTCGGCGTTTTCGTCCTCGTGGGCCAGACAGGCGTCGATCTGGTCCATCAGGGCGTCGTGGGCGACGCTGCCGCCGTCGACCGATTCGGCGACGTAGCCACACATCGTACAGCCCCCTGCGCGTGCCCACCGGCAGCCGCCGGTGTTGAGAATGATCGTCAGGCTCTGATAGACGCCGTCGGGCGTGTTGTCCTCGTCGATCCACACCCGGGTCGGCTCGTGGGGATCGTAGGAGGCCTCCTTCTCCGAGCGGATCTCCCGCATCACCTTGTTGTGGGCGTCCATCCCCTTGCCCGCCTCGTAGACTTCCGGACTCGGCTTGCTCATTGGAACTGGGTAGCCGACGAGTCCCTAAAACGGCAGCGGTCGACCCCCGAACCCGGCGGATCGTCGCTTTCGACAGAATACTTATGGTATCTGCGTCGAACTGTCTCGGGTAATGCGCCGCCGTTTCCTACTCGGGGCTCTTTCCGGGGGGACCGTCGCTGGACTCGCGGGCTGTTCTGACTCCGAGCCGACCGGTATCGACGTCCTCGACACCGAACTGACCGATGTCGGAGACGGCGCCGCGACGATGCGCGCCCGGGTCGAGAACCACGGCGAGCGCGCCAACGTCGAAGTCGCCGTCGCCCTCGCGTGGGCCGACGGCGAGACGTTCGAGACCTACTCCGACGTGATCGGCCTCGCTGCTGGCGAGCGTCGGTGGGTCGACGTGCCGATCAGGCACTACGGCGACGCCGG
This window harbors:
- a CDS encoding archaeosine biosynthesis radical SAM protein RaSEA; amino-acid sequence: MSKPSPEVYEAGKGMDAHNKVMREIRSEKEASYDPHEPTRVWIDEDNTPDGVYQSLTIILNTGGCRWARAGGCTMCGYVAESVDGGSVAHDALMDQIDACLAHEDENADEKSGLIKIYTSGSFLDEREVGADTRKAIAEAFGDRDRIVVESLPDFVDREKLADFTEEGLETDVAVGLETATDRVRHDCVNKYFDYEQFVEASAEADAAGAGIKAYLLMKPPFLSEQEAIDDMISSIERCAEHAHTVSMNPCNVQRYTMVDELHFRDGYRPPWLWSVAHVLAQTADVDAIVVSDPVGHGSDRGPHNCGECDDRVQRAIKDFDLRQDPSVFEQVSCECEHTWDAVRERETTFNLPLAR